GACTATCTCGAAGGGGTCAAAGTCAGTGAAATCAAACAACTCGAAACCGCAGGGTACGATCCCTCTGTCATTGCCAAACGGGGGGCCGACGTCTTCCTTAAGCAGGTCCTTGAATACGGACTTTTTCATGGAGATCCCCACCCCGGCAACGTCTTTATTCTTCCTGAAAACAGAATTGCCATGCTCGATTTCGGCATGGTCGGGCATCTCGATGACACCCTCAAGTATCAACTGGTCGATCTTCTGGTTTCGTTAACCGAGCGGGACGTCGATCATATCATGCATCAACTACTCTTCTCGGGTGAAATTGCCGATGAAACCGACCGCCGCCAGTTGAAAAGAGAGCTCAGTGAATTCATCGATGAAAACTACGAGATCCCTCTGCGAATGCTTAAAGCCGGTCGCCTGCTGACCGAATTCGTTGAAATCCTCCAGAGACACAGGATCAAGTTCCCGCCGGATCTGATACTGCTCGGCAAGGCCCTGGTTACCATGGAAGGCATCGGTCGACAGCTTGATCCGGAGTTCAACATGATCGCTCACCTCAAACCTTTCGTCGAACGGATGCTACGCGAGCGAATGGCTCCGGGGAATGTGACCAAGGAGGCTATACGGACCAGCCATTCGTATTTCAAACTGTTCCGTACTCTGCCGGGCGACATCAAGGAATTTATAAACAGAATCAATCGTAATCGCTTCAAAGTTACCCTGGAGCATAAAGGTCTCGACAAACTGATATCCGATCTCGACCGTTCGAGCAACCGTATCTCGTTCAGCATGCTGGTCGGCTCGATCATCATCGGCTCATCTCTGGTCATCCTGACTGACAAGGGACCACAGTTGTTCGGGTTCCCGGTACTCGGCCTTCTCGGGTACTCCATAGCCGG
The genomic region above belongs to Desulfuromonas sp. and contains:
- a CDS encoding ubiquinone biosynthesis protein UbiB, with product MLTFKRINRNIRSIRRYRTILGILIKYGFGHVVEQLNINYYVELGRRFVTLGKAPREIERLSVPERLRLAMEELGPSFVKLGQIISTRPDLIPREYTDEFRKLQDDVPPEKFEAIQDVIKKEFGLTPDELFATFDPEPLAAASIAQVHRATLESGEEVVVKIRRPKIEVVLETDLDILTGLAYLVENHIETEMIADPLAIVREFRRVINRELDFSREGHTIDRFRENFRGDETFSVPNVYWKFTGHTVLTMDYLEGVKVSEIKQLETAGYDPSVIAKRGADVFLKQVLEYGLFHGDPHPGNVFILPENRIAMLDFGMVGHLDDTLKYQLVDLLVSLTERDVDHIMHQLLFSGEIADETDRRQLKRELSEFIDENYEIPLRMLKAGRLLTEFVEILQRHRIKFPPDLILLGKALVTMEGIGRQLDPEFNMIAHLKPFVERMLRERMAPGNVTKEAIRTSHSYFKLFRTLPGDIKEFINRINRNRFKVTLEHKGLDKLISDLDRSSNRISFSMLVGSIIIGSSLVILTDKGPQLFGFPVLGLLGYSIAGILGLWLAIGILRSGRL